CAGGAAACCATGATATTATATGGGAGGAGTTGGATGACACCCATTTATTAGTGGATCCTGAAAAGGTTGCATATGTaaaggaaaagttgaattGGTTTCTGTCTAAAAATATCTATAATCCATTAGAAGATGAGGATACTCAATGATTATATAGTAAGCAGCATGTGTTGTAGCcatctttttatttatttgtaCAGTATATGTATCTATTGTATTAATCCATATTTGTTTAACATGCATACCTTTTTCAACGAAAGTTGTTTTAGAAAGTGTTTTATTTAGAAGATACAGAGAAGGAGGAGTCTATCGTTTTTCAGTAGGCTGGGAAGCAGGTTTGTTCATGAGTTCATCGATGATGTGATCTATAAAGTCGGAGAACACATCAGGATGCATAATTTCCGAAGTAACATGTTCATTAAGTTTTCTATTTGTGATATCGTCATTAATTTTGTCATAGTAGTTGGTGTAAGATCGAACGAGGAAACCTTGAATCGCTTTTAAGATGTTTAAGAAGATAGAATCATCTGTAATAAAGTTTTTGACAAGCTCTTTGATTCTGGGTAGCTGTTCCTGAATGTTACTTCTCAGCTTGATGTTCTTTGATAAGACATCGTCGGAACTTTCATATTGAAATGTGGACTGAATGATACCCTTTGCTGCAGATTCTGTGAGTTCACTGAGGAGGTTTCTCAGTTCTACGATCAATTCTGTTCTAGCGTCCATCATATTGT
This Eremothecium cymbalariae DBVPG#7215 chromosome 5, complete sequence DNA region includes the following protein-coding sequences:
- the TFB5 gene encoding TFIIH complex subunit TFB5 (similar to Ashbya gossypii AGR148C), whose protein sequence is MPRARKGALVQCDPSIKALILQIDSGNHDIIWEELDDTHLLVDPEKVAYVKEKLNWFLSKNIYNPLEDEDTQ